Proteins co-encoded in one Arachis hypogaea cultivar Tifrunner chromosome 13, arahy.Tifrunner.gnm2.J5K5, whole genome shotgun sequence genomic window:
- the LOC112736894 gene encoding phenylcoumaran benzylic ether reductase POP1, with protein MIMAAADTKILFIGGTGYIGKFIVEASINAGHPTFLLVRESSLSNPEKASLIHKFKNLGAQLVFGDVYDHESLVKAIKQVDVVISTIGTMEVANQDKIIAAIKEAGNVKRFFPSEFGNDADRVQAVGPAKNAYAVKSQIRRAVEAAGIPHTIVVCNFFAGYFLPNLSQLEATTPPRDKVVILGDGNVKCVFNKEEDIGTYTIKAVNDPRTLNKILYIRPPKNIVSFNELVSLWEKKINKTLERIYVPEDQVLKQIEDSPFPISIELSICHTVYVKGGHTSYEIDPQVGVEASALYPEVNYTTEDEFLNQFI; from the exons ATGATAATGGCTGCCGCAGACACCAAGATTCTCTTCATCGGAGGCACCGGTTACATCGGAAAGTTCATCGTGGAAGCGAGTATCAATGCCGGCCACCCAACTTTCCTCTTGGTCCGAGAGTCAAGTCTTTCCAATCCAGAAAAGGCATCACTCATTCACAAGTTCAAGAACTTGGGTGCCCAACTTGTTTTT GGAGATGTATATGATCATGAGAGTTTGGTTAAAGCCATCAAGCAGGTGGATGTGGTGATTTCTACTATTGGAACCATGGAAGTAGCTAATCAAGATAAGATCATTGCTGCAATCAAAGAAGCAGGAAATGTTAAG AGATTCTTTCCTTCAGAGTTTGGAAATGATGCAGACCGTGTTCAAGCTGTAGGGCCAGCAAAGAACGCATATGCCGTGAAGTCCCAAATTCGCAGAGCTGTCGAAGCTGCCGGAATTCCTCACACCATTGTGGTGTGCAACTTCTTTGCCGGCTACTTCCTACCGAATTTGTCACAACTTGAAGCCACAACTCCACCAAGAGATAAAGTTGTTATCTTAGGAGATGGAAATGTCAAAT GTGTTTTCAATAAGGAAGAAGATATTGGTACTTATACTATCAAAGCTGTGAACGACCCAAGAACGTTGAACAAGATATTGTATATAAGACCCCCAAAGAACATAGTATCCTTCAATGAATTGGTATCTCTCTGGGAGAAGAAGATTAATAAGACACTAGAACGGATTTATGTTCCGGAAGATCAAGTCCTGAAGCAAATTGAAG ATTCTCCTTTCCCAATAAGTATAGAATTGTCAATTTGTCACACAGTATATGTGAAAGGAGGTCATACTAGCTATGAAATTGACCCACAAGTTGGAGTAGAAGCTTCAGCACTATATCCTGAAGTCAATTACACTACCGAGGATGAGTTCCTTAACCAGTTTATTTAA